In bacterium, one genomic interval encodes:
- a CDS encoding EutN/CcmL family microcompartment protein, which produces MDLVLVTGNVVSTVKDAGLTGFKLLLCRPAGADGKPTGDELICVDAVGAGPGELCFIARGSSARQTEPTRNRPVDAVVCGIVDSIESDGRVVFRKHGKPDNKPEA; this is translated from the coding sequence ATGGACCTGGTTCTCGTTACGGGCAACGTGGTTTCCACGGTCAAGGACGCGGGGCTGACGGGGTTCAAGCTCCTGTTGTGCCGGCCTGCCGGCGCCGACGGGAAGCCGACGGGGGACGAGCTGATCTGCGTGGACGCCGTGGGCGCCGGGCCGGGGGAGCTGTGCTTCATCGCCCGGGGATCCTCGGCGCGCCAGACCGAGCCCACCCGCAACCGACCCGTGGACGCCGTCGTCTGCGGCATCGTGGACTCCATCGAGAGCGACGGCCGCGTCGTCTTCCGCAAGCACGGCAAGCCGGACAACAAGCCTGAGGCTTGA
- a CDS encoding ethanolamine utilization protein EutN, translated as MQRGKVTGSVWATRRVDVLEGVRLALVRRRGPDGRLSDREEVAVEVVEAGVGDEVLLADGREASLAMPEGKSFAPVDLAVVGVLDRQDWEEI; from the coding sequence ATGCAACGAGGTAAAGTCACGGGCAGCGTTTGGGCCACCCGCCGGGTGGATGTCCTGGAGGGCGTCCGGCTGGCGCTGGTGCGTCGCCGGGGTCCCGACGGCCGCCTCTCGGACCGCGAGGAGGTGGCCGTGGAGGTGGTGGAGGCCGGCGTGGGCGACGAGGTCCTCCTGGCCGACGGGCGCGAGGCGTCGCTGGCCATGCCCGAGGGGAAAAGTTTCGCCCCGGTGGACCTGGCCGTGGTCGGCGTCCTCGACCGCCAAGATTGGGAAGAAATTTAA
- a CDS encoding EutN/CcmL family microcompartment protein, which produces MILARVVGNVFCTVKHPALTGYRLLRVRPEGGGPELVAVDTVSAGPGDLVIVGNEGNAARQITGRADIPARHVIVGVVDSLYREA; this is translated from the coding sequence ATGATTCTGGCCCGCGTCGTCGGCAACGTCTTCTGCACCGTCAAGCACCCGGCCCTGACGGGCTACCGCCTGCTGCGCGTGCGGCCCGAGGGCGGGGGGCCGGAGCTGGTGGCGGTGGACACCGTCAGCGCCGGACCCGGCGACCTGGTCATCGTCGGGAACGAGGGCAACGCCGCGCGGCAGATTACGGGCCGCGCCGACATCCCCGCCCGCCATGTCATCGTCGGAGTGGTGGATTCCCTCTACCGGGAAGCCTAG